CAAGTGTGAAAGAAAACTGCGTTTGTCTCATTTGCGGGGCGACTGTGGCGACGGCAAAGCGTCACAATGTGGAGAGACGCTACACGCAAAAGCTACCAAGCTAACTGCCCCGCTGGAGCTAACGGCAGCTTTGGGAAAGCAGCAGTCTTTTTTCACGAAGCCGGCAAAGAACTCCCCAAAAAGCACCCGAAGCCTCGTTTAGAGCTGCACATCTCctgataaagaagaagaaggccttTTCAGACGGAGACGTTTTCAAAGAAGCAATGATGATTATTGCCAACACCGAACTTAAAGACGAGAAGAATGGAACCGATTTAATCTCCACTCTCTCCGATGACCAACTGGGGGCATCGACGATGACCTGACGGGTGTCAGCTACGTCCACTAACCTGGCCGAGCAGCTGGCCCGGGATCTGGCACGTGACGTTTACAACGCGGTGAAGGAGTTTTTCGTACAGAAAAAGGTGCCACTGGAAAAGCTGGTAGCGGTGGCTACAGACGGAGCTCCTGCTATGATCGGCCGACATGCAGGTTTCATCGCGCACTGTAAAGGTGACCCAGACTTCCCAAAACTTCTGCATTACCACGGCATCCTTCACCAGCAGGCGTTACTTTCCCTCTGTGCGATCGGTGCTAAAAGACAATGCTTCTGCATCTGAGGCAATGGACAAAGTTGCAGAAAAGTACTGTCAAGTCCTAAACAGACTTAGACAAGAGTTTGACGAGGTTTTGTGACCTTGATCAGCTTGAGCCATGTGTCTCATTCATCTCCAATCCTTTCATGAACAAGGACATAACTGACATTGCTGAGCAACTAAGTGCAACGTTCAACTTGGATGGTGCACAGGTGGAGATTGAAATTGTTACATTGCAAAATGACCTGCACCTCAAAGCCCACCAGGCTGCACCAAACTTTTGGAGCCTTGTTGACACAGAAAAGTACAGTACGTACTTCTATAGTCCTCAAACATCCATCAGCCACCACCCACCAAGGACTGGACAGAGGTCAGTGTTTGTCCTTCATATGAGGGGACTGTGGTGAGAGCTgtgtctcagctggaggagacactcagtaagaagatgaagaagtggtttgCTGAGCTGAAGACGGTCCAGATGTTTGCAGTGGATGTGACTCTTGAAGCTGAAACAGCTCATCTTCATCTCATCCTGTCTGACGATGGGAAACAAGTGAGACTTGGTGATGTGAAGAAGAAGCTTCCAAACAACCCAGAGAGATTTTCTTATGTGTTCTGTGTTTTAACAACAGTCCTGTCAGTCGACAGGAAGGGATTTATCTCACTGATTTCATgtgattttattcattaaagggaataaatgtacatattttatataaatactgtatgtgTCACGgcgtgggtttgtttcctgttttattttggagtttCCTGCCCCtagtgtccctgggttaacctcacttcctgccttgtcctgtcatcccctgtgaatGTCTGaaggtttccacctgtgtccaattcCCCGTTCCTGACAGTatgtttttctcttcatttctgTATCATGACACCTTATATCTATATTAATATCTATTTCAACCTTTTTATTCcagaccttttttattttcacttaatATACAAAGCTAAAGTTTGACTTTGAATAAATCGGCAAAACAAATTATATCAGATGTGCAGCCTCTGAAAAAATTGTGGCGGCTAAAACTCGCTCTGTTTGGCCCCTGTTTATGCGTCCTATCCTTTTAGCCGGGAGATCGGGTCCAGTTGTCTTGACAGCACGAGAAACAAAGACGCTCAGTCGAATTGTAAGTTTTACTTGCTGCACGTGGAGCCCGGTCAAGAATCTTAGAGTACTGGACTCTTCACTCGATCACAGCCGACTCCGACTAGACTTCCCCATGCAGCCTCCTTTTATTGAGGTAGTGAACTATGTAAGCATGATGAGTCGACacttgtttgttaaaaaggtcAGTAGTACAGCAGTAAAAGGCATTGTACACCAAACTGGGTATGTCGACTCGAGGTTTAAAACCGCTTACacaggtgaatgtgtgtgtgtgcgtaaggtAACGTATgagtgtgtgcaaatgtgttttggaCTTTCCTCCCATATATTGAGTTGCTGTTCAGTTTGGTGGAGAAAATACAGTTGAGTCCACCGTTTCCTGTTTTAACGCAATTAAAACAGGACAATGAAACAGCACAATAAGCAGTTATACTGCATAAAAGGGCAATGGACAAAGTGAACTAATCAtttagatgatgatgatacttttgagcttgtgaccatgcagacggaggttgctggttggcaggtgaagcagggtacggcggtgggcatgtgttgaggagagggcccccagcccctgtgagactcggatacaagggagaagaagcgcatcggtcattttgttcaataacatttggatctggtttttcaaccaatgtgttttttgcgcatgtcaattctttagccatttgtttcctttctctacattcacattcatcctcccaccattttaaccatttactttgtttctcaatgtcctccaagtctttgccttttatcaccctctgagtttttatacccttctcttttccctctaagcctgttcgtaacatgttcagttttattctactgaaagaaccattcgcagggaacccaaaatctgttgaccactcgggcaaaaactctagagattgatctccatatttccttctcatcagatccacaatgggtccttccagagaacccatttcctttttacttttaccgtgtacaccacccatctttcaggcgcggtgaagtatactttttattacttaaaatatagttgTCACTATAattcttgattttcttttacctaggaaaaatacaagttaaaacccaaacagaactattggttagtaaatataggtcaagggcgcaaatatctgttttcagattactgtccgaaaaccccgatattgttcctgtcttcctgttaggtcaagggctgagattttgcgatttcagtgaactctcaaaatccctcctatcttccccatcggtcaagggtcacaattgtcaattgcccctgtcttcccatttggtcaagggtcacatttatgcgttttcagatagttagtctgaacacaatcgtaaatgcgcacattgctccctgtcttccccagtaaaaagttggatgctgatgaaccggaaatactgtataattactctgtgtataattttatacacatttttcaaataaccggataaaaagacaagttatcatcattagaagccaaatcaaataaccgaaatttggattttctaagaagagagagagaaaaaataattttaaaaaaaatcccaaagtactaaatacccgtctttgtaatctgttatcacccgttataattcagataaaccccgtttgaaaatcagaatatcaacttcttacccgattcgtgtgaaaatcttcctcatcggatcgtgttgaagccaatcaggtctcttttggtcgccggtcccctctctctgagtgtgatgaggtatagggcagaatctgtcacactcacctgccagctcgatcttccacacctgccccgcatccacaatcagtcactctcctgccttccacacctgcttcgcattcacaatcagccccgctacataagcactgcacacccagcctgtcattgccagattgttcttcgcgtcatgcaagtctctccagcactctaccttggactgatctcccggtttcgaccctgcctgttcttgacccgttcgtctgtctccgcctcggtgagcacctcagccttctgtccccgaccacgagtcctgcctgagcgcctcgggtttctgttgcctgctcctTGGACTGCCCGGCGCTTCTGCCCCTGAgctccggatccccgaccggcccagcgatcgcaccagctgtctcccggcatctcctccccgatcctgaggaccgcactctgctctgcctctcattgtgcccgaacgcctgctgtgaggccgtgttcaataaaagcgttaaccaaacactccgtgccgttgtgctgcatttggctccgccacacGCCCGTGTCAGAATCACGTTTGGAGGATCCTGAAGGGgtcccttcccggacgtcctctgagtcccgacggagcttcaaacgatcccacttctgacaccaaattgtggtggaagattttgcacagacaatcgttaagtaagaaacaaaggctctgagtcaagtatatcttttttcagtttatttccttctaagggaaaaagggtcacaacagctacgtggtcagtagactgtccagaacctcctttttttccccccaacacatcgaggcagtttagatatcggtggcgtcaacagaaacctttgaccatcttgttgagtctctacagccagggtactgggaacatcttgtccatgtaagacacgtcagctctttgaccgtgtccttgctctcccaacatgctaaaacaaaggtggtcatagacataacgaacactttgttcaatctctacagctatgacgctggaaacatctaatccaagagggagacatcagttcttatgtcagggcctttgtgatcgaAGCAcatgcaactaataaactggttatacaaacgaagcatttaaaagggtcacatatcattttccaaTTACAATAATTAGTTGTATTTGGTTATTATTCTGCTGCTGGTTCCCAGTCGAGTGGATTCTCCTCAGTATCTGAAGCCACTGAACAGTTTCATCAACCTCGTGTATTAACTCACGTTAGAATTGATCTTTCTGTGGAACTCGTGTCGTTCACACTGACGAATTGTCACGTGATCAATAAACGGAGAACTCGGACATGTTTCCTGCATTAAACAAGACGTTTTTAATgaacatgaatataaatataacttgTGTAAACCCGTCATTTCTGTTCAGTGTTCAGTTCAAGTTATTTATGAGGCAAAAGTAACTTGTTCAAGAGAtgtatgtttcctttttttcaacaatCACTCTTTATTAAGTCTTATTACAAAtattcacaaaacaaatcaaaatgagcCAAAGTGactttaaataattcaaaccacttttcacacaaaaagaacatttgcatCTATATTAATTCACTTTTAtgcacaataacaacaacacaaagtgtattCTGTGAACATGATGGAAAGGTCAGAGGCATTTATgagaatattaaatattcaacatgttttcagAGTCTTCACATCAGATATAATTTGTTTTGCTGATTTACTCAAAGTCAAACTTCAGCTTTGGATATttagtgaaaataaaacagtctgGATTCAAAAGGTTGAAATAGATATTCTCCATAAGGCGTCATGAtacagaaataaagagaaaaacatacagtatttatataaaatatgtacatttattccctttaatgaataaaatcatcACATGAAATCAGAGAATGATTAATTTACTCCGACAGGAGAGAtgatcagaggagcagagttTCTACCATCGTCAATAAAACCAGTATTGAAGAACGGGAAGAGCTTCTCAGTGAAGGAGCAGCCAGTGAAGGAGTAGATGAGAGCTGCAGCTTCTACGTCATAAAAGGAGACCACACCCTCCTCATAgtccacaaacacccccaccttCTGAGGACGAGACTTCAGAGGGAGAACAACTGGAGGACCATAAGAGGCTTCGTATTCATTTCCACGCATCAAACATATGATCCAGTAACCATCCTGAGGACTCCGTGAGATGAATCTCTTCCTGTCGACTGACTCTCTGTTCACTCCTAAAAACCACTGAGTCTTTCCTTCAACCTGAACCTCAAAGTAGAATCTGCCTGAAGAGAAACTCTGCTTTGTTAAAACACAGTACCAGCTAGAAAATCTCTCTGGGTTGTTTGGGAGATTCTTCTCCACATCACCAAGTTTCACTTGTTTCCCATCGTCAGACAGGATGAGATCAGGATGAGCTGTTTCAGGATCAAGAGTCAGATCCACTGCAAACATCTGGACCATCTTCAGCTCAGCGTCCGCacaccacttcttcatcttcttactgagtgtctcctccagctgagacacagctctcaccacagtcccctcatatgatgaaggacaaacactgacctctgtccagtccttggtgggtggtggctgatggatgtttgaggactggagaagatggaggtggtcttcagagagatagagctgctccacctcagcgctcctcttcatcagctcagagatttcctcttccagctctctgaTGAAAGCTTCAGCCTGTTTCTTTGTggcttcctgcttctcttctATGGTTTTGAGGAGCTCCTTCAAGCCTCTTTCAACAGACTCCATCAGATCAGTGAAGACCTGaacaccttctgctttctctctgcctgcatctTCCTCACTGAGGTCGAACGAGTGTTTGATCTCCTGAATCTTCAATCTTCTCTTGTGGATCATCTGCTGGATTTCAGCCTCTGTCTTCTTCAGCTCgaccttcttttcttcatattcTTCTTCCAGAGGAACATACTCATGGTTCTTGTGGTCTAAAACAGTGCAGAGCGCGCAGACACACGTCTGGTCGCTCTTACAGAACAGCTCCAGAGGTTTATCGTGCTTCGTACACATCCTGCCTTCCAGGTTCTCCACAGGGTCCATCAGCTGATGTCTCTTCAGACCTGACATAGTCAGATGAGgctccaggtgagtctcacagtAGGAGAGCAGACACACCAGGCAGGACTTCAGGGCCTTCACTTTGGTTCCAGTGCAGACGTCACAGGGAACTTCTCCTGGTTTGGACTCTTGttgctctgagctgctgctgctggctttctgcTGAGCAGACTGTCTGAACTGAACAACCATCTCAGAGAACATGGTGTTGACCCTCAAATCAGGTCTGGTGATGAAGTCCTTGTTACACATTGGACACAGGTTCTGGTCGCTGGTGTTCCAGTGTTCATTGATGCAGTTTATGCAGAAGTTGTGTCCACATGGTGTGGTGACTGGATCAGTGAACATATCCAGACAGATGGAGCACAGGAACTGATCTTCAGATGGACCATAGTTTGCAGAAGCCATGTCTACACATGTTGTGGAAGAGAAGTACaacgttttatttaaaatagtttttatgaatagttttattttgaaaccagtccagaatgtgtccacatgctgtgaataaagagcagcacgcTAACAACGCTCTGCTTACTTGGTGACAAACACGTAGCGTCTCATTTAGAAGACTCACACTAAAAGCCTCCAGCAGGTTCACTGTGGAACACGTTTAACTTGATCCACcaagaggaaacagaggaagggatcaggaaacagagagacacTAAAGTTTAAAGCACAGAGATTCAGCTCCAAGTGACTGAAGTCCTGGACAGTTTGAAGCTGTTAGTCTGAGTTACTGTATCGTGGGACTGTGGATAAACACACGTGGTTTTATTGTTAACATTCTATCAAGTAGGAAGTGAACAGAGAGGAACTTCCTGCCTGAGTAAAGTACAAGTTGTGTGTTCTTCCTGCTTGTTGAAGGTGTAAATGTGACCAGCTGTACTCACCAGTGTTCTGAAGAGACTCtgctgtgttgctgaggaacacctgatgacgtcactttgacttttctctcagagaaacACGGAGACTTGTCTTCACTGCAGCGCGTCTGCCTCTCTGACCAACGAACTTTCATCTCTGGAGAGTGATGTAGAGGCTCCGCCCCTCCGTGTAGCTCCGCCTCCTACTGGAGCGTCATCAGCAGGTGaggtttgtttcctcctctgattCATGCTGACTGCTTGAGGATTCAGTCATCAACAGTatgcagagagagacaaagtccGCTGTTCGAACAACTTACACCAAGGTTTAACTTTTAAAGGAAGAATAACAcagtgactgactgactgtgacATTTTCCtgcggtcactcccttcacattCCACGTGcacttgtcacttgtcactcacaacacagtcGTGTATGGTTATCCttggcagtgcacttcatttttaactaactttaatTTCCTGTTTGTCgttattcattatttgtattCTATTTCCCCCTAACCCAGAGGACCGCGGTCCGGATCCGGACCCAGAAGCTGTCACAACCGGAGCCGGACCAAAAGCTAGAAAAAGACGGTTGTGATTTAAACGTGACGGCGCTCTTTTCGACTGCGCTGCTTTGGTCGTCTTTACGGTAGTGACTTAAAGAACAGACCAATTGCATTCAAGTTAAACCATCCCACGTGATACTACTCGACCAATCGAGTCGTTGTATTCCAGGCCGGACGATGACGTCTCAATGCTGCGGACAGGCGAGAGGGGGAGCgacaaatgacaaataaaaagaccgttggaagaaaagaaagatagcgAAATTTTAGATAAAGacgagtgagacagagaaagcgagagaaagggacgggtgagaaaaatgaggaacaaatggacactgaaagtagagcatttaatccataatggacggactggtttctgttcatgtttcccactgcagcactaaaccagtgtctcaTACGCTCAGAACCCTTTGAAACGTCATCATGAGGCGCAACGAGCTCCTCCACGTGAGGAGGAGAACGGCCCTGATGCATTAAGACCAGGTTTAACATCCTGGCAGGAAAAAATAGATCTTAATTATCCCACTTACCAAAAAAGTGGGAGAGTGAATATCTATATTCTATTAAACTGTTCAATTGCTCAAAAGTGTTC
The sequence above is a segment of the Gasterosteus aculeatus chromosome 9, fGasAcu3.hap1.1, whole genome shotgun sequence genome. Coding sequences within it:
- the LOC120825323 gene encoding E3 ubiquitin-protein ligase TRIM21-like, translating into MASANYGPSEDQFLCSICLDMFTDPVTTPCGHNFCINCINEHWNTSDQNLCPMCNKDFITRPDLRVNTMFSEMVVQFRQSAQQKASSSSSEQQESKPGEVPCDVCTGTKVKALKSCLVCLLSYCETHLEPHLTMSGLKRHQLMDPVENLEGRMCTKHDKPLELFCKSDQTCVCALCTVLDHKNHEYVPLEEEYEEKKVELKKTEAEIQQMIHKRRLKIQEIKHSFDLSEEDAGREKAEGVQVFTDLMESVERGLKELLKTIEEKQEATKKQAEAFIRELEEEISELMKRSAEVEQLYLSEDHLHLLQSSNIHQPPPTKDWTEVSVCPSSYEGTVVRAVSQLEETLSKKMKKWCADAELKMVQMFAVDLTLDPETAHPDLILSDDGKQVKLGDVEKNLPNNPERFSSWYCVLTKQSFSSGRFYFEVQVEGKTQWFLGVNRESVDRKRFISRSPQDGYWIICLMRGNEYEASYGPPVVLPLKSRPQKVGVFVDYEEGVVSFYDVEAAALIYSFTGCSFTEKLFPFFNTGFIDDGRNSAPLIISPVGVN